A single genomic interval of Mucilaginibacter robiniae harbors:
- a CDS encoding BON domain-containing protein, which yields MKYTTFRKPLSILLSSSLLFLISACGGPNDKDIQANVAKALQSNPALKGVTSNVKDGVVTLSGACQGEGCDSLAEQQVKKIDGVKSVKSQMSHEATTDLTLRTTVQSIVSRYDGVQADVAAGVVVLRGTIEKKQVEALMNELQALKPKKLDNQLAVK from the coding sequence ATGAAATATACTACATTCAGAAAACCATTATCTATTTTATTGTCATCCTCGCTGCTGTTTTTAATCAGTGCCTGCGGTGGGCCAAATGATAAAGATATTCAGGCTAATGTTGCCAAAGCACTGCAAAGCAACCCGGCTTTAAAGGGGGTAACTTCCAACGTAAAGGATGGCGTTGTGACGCTTTCGGGTGCATGCCAGGGTGAAGGCTGTGACTCCCTCGCCGAGCAACAGGTAAAAAAAATAGACGGCGTGAAAAGCGTAAAAAGCCAGATGTCTCATGAAGCAACTACGGACCTGACCCTTCGCACCACCGTACAATCTATTGTAAGCCGGTATGATGGCGTGCAGGCAGATGTGGCCGCCGGTGTGGTGGTGCTACGCGGTACAATTGAGAAAAAGCAGGTGGAAGCATTGATGAACGAATTGCAGGCGCTAAAACCTAAAAAGCTGGACAATCAGTTAGCGGTTAAGTAA